The Verrucomicrobiota bacterium genome contains a region encoding:
- a CDS encoding FkbM family methyltransferase yields the protein MQIQLFINRTLKRFFPKQALHYKAYSALIRNKCSYLYLTGWIQSLDAKKPVDKDGNPIPWMNFAVIQILEERLKNDQRLFEYGSGYSTSFYARRVKSVTSVEYDKSWYEKIKPTVPENVRLIFKEKDQDGDYCRVITSTDDLYDVVVIDGRDRVNCLKQSLRALSSTGVIILDDSSRDSYQEGIAFAKENGFRALNIESIKATDTVVDRTTILYRDGNCFGL from the coding sequence ATGCAGATTCAACTATTTATTAATCGAACGCTCAAAAGGTTCTTCCCAAAGCAGGCTTTGCACTACAAAGCCTATTCGGCGCTCATAAGAAATAAGTGTTCCTATTTGTATCTTACGGGATGGATACAAAGCCTTGATGCGAAAAAGCCCGTTGATAAGGATGGTAATCCGATTCCCTGGATGAATTTTGCCGTCATCCAGATTCTTGAAGAACGATTAAAGAATGATCAGCGTTTGTTCGAATATGGCAGCGGTTATTCTACCTCTTTTTATGCACGAAGAGTTAAGTCGGTTACATCGGTAGAATATGACAAGAGTTGGTATGAGAAAATCAAGCCAACCGTGCCAGAGAATGTAAGATTAATTTTTAAGGAAAAAGATCAAGATGGGGATTATTGCCGGGTTATTACTTCGACGGATGATCTCTACGATGTCGTAGTTATTGACGGTCGGGACCGGGTGAATTGTTTGAAGCAAAGCCTCCGGGCATTGTCTTCAACGGGAGTAATTATCCTGGATGACTCGAGCAGGGATTCATACCAGGAAGGGATAGCCTTTGCCAAAGAGAACGGATTTAGGGCGCTTAATATTGAGAGTATCAAAGCGACAGATACCGTGGTTGATCGGACCACTATCCTTTATCGCGATGGCAATTGTTTTGGATTGTAA
- a CDS encoding VapC toxin family PIN domain ribonuclease yields METALIGCAREGQMVVPTFVLAEIGIEAMPAFLKSWNLEHVGGSVAAALDAGKVFSQYLDRGGKPGRIIADFIIGAHARHHADRLLTRDAGFLRDYFKKDMIWLVD; encoded by the coding sequence ATGGAAACAGCCCTCATTGGATGCGCTAGAGAAGGGCAAATGGTAGTTCCCACCTTTGTGCTCGCTGAAATAGGAATCGAAGCGATGCCTGCATTTCTCAAGTCCTGGAATTTGGAACACGTTGGAGGATCTGTCGCAGCAGCTCTGGATGCGGGGAAGGTGTTTAGTCAATACCTGGACCGGGGTGGCAAACCTGGCAGGATCATAGCCGATTTCATTATTGGGGCCCACGCACGACATCATGCTGATCGACTGCTGACCCGAGATGCGGGATTCTTGAGAGATTATTTCAAGAAAGATATGATCTGGTTGGTCGATTAA
- a CDS encoding sulfatase, whose translation MKLTTLITTVALLVGLASLNAADKRPNILFIFTDDHAPHSISAYDSWLKKVHATPTIDKLAAEGMLFVNSFCTNSICGPSRAVIQTGKHSHKNGFMNNGNSFDWNQQTFPKLLQKAGYQTAIYGKSHLKGEPQGYDSWAVLPGQGLYYNPDFITPEGQITVKGYCTDLVTDMAVDFLKEKRDDDKPFMLMVQHKAPHRNWMPALRHLDLYDNIVLPEPDTLFDNWSDNSSAAPNQELEVDRHMHLNFDLFLDLTPDFQDPNPDNPADRSAWNNMKRMTPEQLKVWREAYDPRDAAFHAANLKGKDLVRWKYQRYAKNYLRTLAGVDESVARLQATLAELDLDDNTVVIYSSDQGFYIGDHGWFDKRWMYEESLKMPFIVKWPGTVKPGSRNQNLIQNLDYAETFLDIAGATIPGDMQGASLVPLLKGEKPADWRKSIYYHYYEYPSVHMIPRHYGIRNQRYKLMHFYQFDEWEFYDLKEDPDELVNLYNDPEYAARIERAKKDLKDLQTHYEDDSDISVMPKEWQYKVRDRG comes from the coding sequence ATGAAACTTACTACTCTTATTACAACAGTTGCCCTTCTTGTTGGCCTGGCTTCACTCAACGCCGCTGACAAACGCCCCAACATCCTTTTTATCTTCACCGATGACCATGCGCCGCACTCCATCAGTGCCTATGATAGTTGGCTGAAAAAGGTACACGCCACGCCGACCATTGATAAGCTGGCCGCTGAAGGCATGTTGTTTGTAAACAGTTTTTGCACCAACTCCATTTGTGGTCCGAGCCGCGCGGTTATCCAAACCGGCAAGCACAGTCATAAGAATGGTTTCATGAACAATGGAAACTCGTTTGACTGGAATCAACAGACCTTTCCCAAGCTACTTCAAAAGGCCGGTTATCAAACCGCCATCTATGGCAAGTCGCACCTGAAAGGAGAACCTCAAGGTTATGACTCCTGGGCGGTGCTTCCTGGACAAGGGCTCTACTACAATCCCGACTTTATTACTCCCGAAGGACAAATAACCGTAAAAGGTTATTGCACCGATCTGGTGACGGACATGGCCGTTGATTTCTTAAAAGAAAAACGCGACGACGACAAACCGTTCATGCTCATGGTTCAGCACAAGGCACCACACCGTAACTGGATGCCGGCCCTACGTCACCTCGATCTTTATGACAATATCGTGCTTCCCGAGCCGGACACGCTTTTCGACAATTGGTCCGACAATAGTTCTGCCGCTCCCAATCAGGAATTGGAAGTCGATCGTCACATGCACCTCAATTTCGATCTCTTCCTGGATCTGACTCCGGACTTTCAAGACCCTAATCCTGATAATCCGGCTGATCGTTCTGCCTGGAACAATATGAAACGTATGACTCCTGAGCAGCTGAAAGTCTGGCGTGAAGCTTATGATCCACGCGATGCGGCTTTCCATGCGGCGAACCTGAAAGGAAAGGATTTGGTTCGCTGGAAATATCAGCGCTATGCCAAGAATTACCTGCGCACTTTGGCTGGAGTCGACGAAAGCGTTGCCCGCCTTCAGGCCACCTTGGCCGAACTGGACCTGGATGATAATACCGTCGTAATTTATTCCTCAGACCAGGGGTTCTATATCGGTGACCACGGTTGGTTTGACAAACGTTGGATGTACGAAGAATCGCTCAAAATGCCCTTTATCGTTAAATGGCCGGGCACAGTAAAACCGGGTTCTCGCAACCAAAACCTGATCCAGAATCTCGACTACGCCGAAACTTTCCTCGACATTGCAGGAGCGACCATCCCCGGTGACATGCAAGGCGCTTCCCTGGTTCCCTTGCTCAAAGGTGAAAAACCAGCCGACTGGCGCAAAAGCATTTATTACCATTACTACGAATACCCAAGCGTGCACATGATTCCCCGTCACTACGGTATCCGTAATCAACGCTACAAACTGATGCATTTCTATCAGTTTGACGAATGGGAATTCTATGACTTGAAAGAAGACCCGGATGAACTCGTCAACCTGTACAACGATCCCGAATACGCCGCTCGTATTGAGCGTGCCAAAAAAGATCTCAAAGATCTTCAAACACACTACGAAGACGACAGCGATATCTCTGTGATGCCAAAAGAGTGGCAGTACAAAGTGCGCGACAGAGGGTGA
- a CDS encoding VCBS repeat-containing protein, which translates to MTHLLRFHCFSSNLWKAILFLLALSCQSGLAQDRGDPWPVHVIDSGLSGGDGVRLMDVDNDGDQDLAVGWEQGGATRMYLNPGPNSKVKEKWPSIDVGVTPDVEDAMFADVDGDGRVDVVSCSEGDHQRIEVHFAPTEKDYAASSGWKTIEFPQSLTGKRRWMFAIALDVNEDGHLDLVVGGKSGDAKVAWLEAPTSNKRNLSLWKFHEMSNAGWIMSVIAQDMDGDGDEDILLSDRRPNSVGTGVRWLENPGVGTRQLGYWVSHFVSDVGDLPDFIDLADMDGDGDLDVIASCKVPDRIDWHERLDESGLRWKEHEISFPENMGHSKAVKVRDINLDGKLDIVVSCSSAEAPLSGMVWMEYPKSVFDRDWIAHEISGPDGSKYDRLELIDLDGDGDLDVMTTEENFGPKSLGLGAIWYENPTKQSFKLMAIKRESERRAIINNLRQLASAADQYLLEHGVTEVAVEDLVGGDKFIRELEPVAGESYQGFVISQGTALTVTDSSGVVYQLDF; encoded by the coding sequence ATGACCCATTTATTGCGCTTTCATTGCTTCTCTTCTAACCTTTGGAAGGCCATACTTTTTCTTCTGGCATTGAGCTGTCAGAGTGGCTTAGCCCAAGATCGCGGTGATCCCTGGCCGGTACATGTGATTGACTCAGGATTGAGTGGGGGTGATGGCGTCCGTTTGATGGATGTCGACAACGATGGCGATCAAGACCTGGCAGTCGGTTGGGAGCAGGGCGGGGCAACGCGCATGTATTTGAATCCTGGTCCAAATTCAAAGGTGAAGGAAAAGTGGCCATCGATCGACGTAGGAGTAACGCCAGATGTAGAGGACGCCATGTTTGCGGATGTGGATGGAGATGGTCGTGTGGATGTGGTTAGCTGCAGTGAAGGGGATCATCAACGTATAGAAGTGCACTTTGCGCCGACAGAGAAAGATTATGCAGCAAGCTCAGGTTGGAAGACTATTGAGTTTCCTCAATCCTTGACCGGCAAGCGCCGTTGGATGTTTGCCATCGCATTGGATGTGAATGAAGATGGGCACCTCGATCTGGTGGTTGGTGGAAAAAGTGGGGACGCCAAAGTGGCCTGGCTCGAAGCGCCAACATCAAACAAACGAAATCTATCTCTTTGGAAGTTTCACGAGATGAGTAACGCAGGCTGGATCATGTCAGTGATCGCTCAAGACATGGATGGGGATGGAGATGAAGACATCCTCCTTTCAGATCGTAGGCCCAACTCAGTTGGTACTGGTGTTCGCTGGTTGGAAAATCCAGGGGTTGGCACAAGGCAGTTAGGATATTGGGTTAGCCATTTTGTGAGTGATGTTGGTGATCTACCCGACTTTATCGATCTGGCCGACATGGACGGAGACGGAGACCTGGATGTGATCGCTTCGTGCAAGGTGCCTGATCGAATCGACTGGCATGAACGGCTGGACGAAAGTGGTCTTCGCTGGAAGGAACACGAAATTTCTTTTCCCGAAAATATGGGTCATTCCAAAGCGGTAAAAGTGAGAGATATTAATTTAGATGGAAAACTGGATATCGTAGTTTCCTGTTCTTCAGCTGAAGCGCCGCTTTCAGGAATGGTCTGGATGGAGTATCCAAAAAGCGTGTTTGATCGGGATTGGATAGCCCATGAAATTTCCGGTCCGGACGGAAGTAAATACGACCGCCTCGAATTGATCGATCTGGATGGAGACGGTGATCTCGATGTGATGACCACCGAGGAAAACTTTGGTCCAAAGAGTTTGGGTCTGGGGGCTATTTGGTATGAGAATCCTACCAAGCAATCATTCAAATTGATGGCGATAAAACGAGAATCCGAGCGAAGGGCAATCATCAACAATCTTCGTCAGTTGGCATCGGCTGCTGATCAATATTTATTGGAACACGGTGTCACCGAAGTGGCGGTGGAGGATTTGGTCGGCGGGGATAAGTTTATCCGGGAGCTCGAGCCGGTTGCTGGAGAATCCTACCAGGGGTTTGTAATATCCCAAGGCACCGCTCTGACAGTCACTGATTCGAGTGGAGTGGTTTATCAGCTGGATTTTTAG
- a CDS encoding phosphotyrosine protein phosphatase, with the protein MSGKGLKVLFFVCSRNQWRSPTAEKIYRNNVLIHVRSAGTSSKARKRVSVKDIEWCDFILVMKKKHKQRLIADFSEAVRHRPLHVLEIEDNYSFMDSELVQDLRLAIEPILEDYL; encoded by the coding sequence ATGAGCGGTAAAGGGTTGAAGGTGTTATTTTTTGTGTGTTCCAGAAATCAGTGGAGGAGTCCTACTGCTGAAAAAATCTACCGTAACAACGTCCTTATTCACGTACGATCCGCAGGCACCAGCAGCAAAGCTCGCAAGCGGGTATCCGTAAAAGATATCGAGTGGTGTGACTTTATCCTGGTGATGAAGAAAAAGCATAAACAACGATTGATAGCTGATTTTTCTGAAGCAGTTCGCCATCGTCCATTGCACGTGTTGGAGATTGAGGATAACTATTCGTTTATGGATTCTGAATTGGTCCAGGACCTTCGCTTGGCAATCGAACCGATCTTGGAGGATTATCTGTAG
- a CDS encoding AbrB/MazE/SpoVT family DNA-binding domain-containing protein produces MNSLISEKGQVTIPKKLRTQLGLTPGTVLKFCEQNGKLFGEKKVDVSPFDEWVGKGKLPFGASASSYLKQIRGK; encoded by the coding sequence ATGAATTCTTTAATCTCAGAAAAAGGACAAGTGACCATCCCGAAAAAGCTACGCACACAACTCGGGCTCACTCCCGGAACTGTTCTAAAGTTTTGTGAACAGAATGGGAAACTGTTCGGCGAAAAGAAGGTTGATGTATCGCCGTTCGATGAGTGGGTCGGCAAAGGCAAACTACCCTTTGGAGCATCGGCTAGCAGCTATTTGAAACAGATCCGAGGGAAATGA